A genomic window from Solanum dulcamara chromosome 11, daSolDulc1.2, whole genome shotgun sequence includes:
- the LOC129873534 gene encoding dof zinc finger protein DOF3.4: MPSDVSERRASKQQQGGAPAPEPEHLPCPRCDSTNTKFCYYNNYNFSQPRHFCKSCRRYWTHGGTLRDIPIGGGSRKNAKRSRTITTNSTNSSCLSSTLSPREYHHAPNLSHVSPFLVPLTADHGGSLPFDVKPGVNMCGSFTSLLSSAQGPGGLLALGGFGLGVGSGIEDMGFGLGRPIWPFPGVSHSSVDNHNSNGPGSSMLESTWQLASGGEGGFVGAGGEIFNFPDLAISTHGNGMK, encoded by the coding sequence ATGCCTTCTGATGTGAGTGAACGAAGAGCTTCCAAACAACAGCAAGGAGGTGCACCGGCTCCAGAGCCGGAGCATCTTCCTTGCCCACGTTGCGATTCCACCAACACAAAATTCTGTTACTACAACAACTATAATTTCTCTCAGCCACGTCACTTTTGCAAATCGTGCCGCCGTTATTGGACGCACGGCGGCACTCTTCGTGATATCCCCATTGGTGGAGGCAGTCGCAAAAATGCGAAACGGTCCCGTACAATCACCACTAACTCCACTAACAGTAGCTGCTTGTCATCCACGCTCTCTCCTAGAGAATACCATCACGCGCCTAACCTGTCACACGTTTCTCCCTTTTTGGTTCCTCTAACTGCCGATCATGGCGGTTCACTACCCTTTGACGTGAAGCCGGGTGTGAACATGTGTGGGAGTTTCACTTCGTTGTTGAGTAGTGCTCAAGGGCCTGGTGGGCTTTTAGCACTTGGTGGATTTGGGCTTGGAGTTGGGTCTGGTATTGAAGATATGGGCTTTGGTCTTGGTAGGCCCATTTGGCCATTTCCTGGAGTCTCACATAGCAGTGTTGATAATCATAACAGTAATGGTCCTGGAAGTAGTATGTTGGAAAGCACGTGGCAGCTTGCTAGTGGTGGAGAGGGAGGCTTCGTTGGAGCTGGAGGAGAAATTTTTAATTTCCCAGATCTTGCTATTTCTACGCATGGAAATGGTATGAAATGA
- the LOC129873335 gene encoding GDSL esterase/lipase At2g23540 codes for MAMTNYHVLVVLLLVINLMSLANCAVDDDLGFGASYIFGDSLVDAGNNNYLQTLSKANIAPNGIDFKASGGNPTGRYTNGRTIGDIVGEGLGQPHYATPYLAPNCTGRTILYGVNYASGGGGIMNATGRIFVNRLSMDIQVDYFNITRKEIDKLLGESKARDYVMKKSIFSITIGSNDFLNNYLLPVLSIGTRATESPDAFIDDLLSHLRAQLTRLYKLDARKFIIGNVGPIGCIPYQKTINQLKENECVELANKLALQYNARLKDMLAQLNKELDGATFVHANVFDLVMELITNYDKYGFVTATKACCGNGGQFAGIVPCGPTSSMCSDRDKHVFWDPYHPSEAANLIIAKQLLEGDPKYISPVNLKQLRDL; via the exons ATGGCCATGACAAATTACCATGTTTTGGTCGTGCTACTTTTGGTCATTAACCTTATGTCTTTAGCAAATTGTGCTGTTGATGATGATTTGGGATTCGGGGCATCGTATATTTTTGGAGATTCTTTAGTAGATGCtggaaataataattatttacaaACTTTATCAAAGGCTAATATTGCACCAAATGGGATCGATTTTAAAGCTTCTGGAGGGAACCCTACTGGTCGTTACACTAATGGAAGAACCATAGGCGATATTGTTG GAGAGGGACTGGGACAACCCCATTATGCAACACCATATTTAGCTCCAAATTGCACTGGAAGAACTATATTATACGGAGTGAATTATGCATCAGGAGGAGGTGGAATTATGAATGCCACCGGAAGAATATTT GTAAACAGGCTTTCAATGGACATCCAAGTTGATTATttcaacataacaagaaaagAGATCGACAAGTTGTTGGGTGAATCTAAAGCCAGGGATTATGTCATGAAAAAGTCTATTTTCTCAATAACGATAGGGTCCAACGATTTTCTCAACAATTACCTTCTCCCTGTACTTTCTATTGGTACAAGAGCAACCGAATCCCCCGATGCCTTCATTGATGATCTTCTCAGTCACTTAAGGGCACAACTTACG AGATTGTACAAATTGGATGCAAGAAAATTTATTATTGGTAATGTTGGGCCGATTGGTTGCATCCCTTACCAAAAAACAATTAACCAATTGAAGGAGAACGAGTGTGTGGAACTAGCAAACAAGTTAGCACTTCAATACAACGCACGATTGAAAGATATGTTGGCTCAACTGAACAAAGAACTCGACGGAGCAACTTTTGTACATGCTAATGTTTTTGATCTCGTCATGGAACTCATCACAAATTACGACAAATATG GATTTGTAACTGCGACAAAAGCTTGTTGTGGAAATGGAGGGCAATTTGCTGGGATAGTTCCATGTGGACCAACATCTAGTATGTGTTCAGATCGTGACAAACATGTATTCTGGGATCCTTATCATCCAAGTGAAGCAGCTAACCTTATAATTGCCAAACAATTGTTGGAGGGTGACCCCAAATATATATCTCCCGTGAATCTTAAACAACTTCGAGATCTCTAG